In Amphiura filiformis chromosome 1, Afil_fr2py, whole genome shotgun sequence, the following are encoded in one genomic region:
- the LOC140153683 gene encoding uncharacterized protein: MNSTSRICLLFWSKISIKSCILIIAVLACISILNDSLLNMRLWNEDGTISSDDDVKPIAEIIQEAPAPQFGPAPPTVPSGPANTVVLTTVNAAFVNIAENWLASIRKTGIWPDISIIAEDNVAYELLKKRNDIRVLLNQYKTSHDLPIQSPLHRKFVNQRPTHIKKFLQRGLNVLFNDVDIVWIDDPFPYFDGNYDIYLEKDHHDKKNVLSTGFVYYRATNPSLLLIKELVNRIDKNNNNTSEQILLTDIINENIIPKLKVKMLDASKFPNGILNYYLDFAEWREMHKPVVVHNNWKGGRDEKIKWFKDARLWYVSNRTDVQIT, translated from the exons ATGAACTCTACTTCAAGAATATGTCTCTT GTTTTGGTCCAAGATTTCCATCAAGAGCTGCATTCTTATAATTGCAGTGCTGGCGTGTATTAGCATTTTAAATG ACTCATTACTGAACATGCGACTTTGGAATGAAGATGGGACAATTAGTTCAGATGATGACGTTAAACCGATAGCTGAAATAATCCAAGAAGCGCCCGCACCACAATTCGGTCCAGCGCCCCCTACTGTTCCTAGTGGTCCAGCTAATACAGTGGTCCTTACAACTGTAAATGCCGCTTTTGTAAATATTGCTGAAAACTGGTTGGCGAGTATCCGCAAAACTGGAATATGGCCAGATATATCTATCATAGCCGAGGATAACGTTGCGTATGAACTGTTGAAAAAACGAAATGATATACGGGTACTGTTAAATCAATACAAAACGTCCCATGATCTTCCCATCCAGTCGCCACTACACAGAAAGTTCGTCAATCAAAGACCAACTCATATCAAGAAATTTCTTCAGCGAGGACTGAACGTTTTATTTAATGATGTTGATATAGTTTGGATAGATGATCCATTTCCATATTTTGATGGGAATTACGATATCTATTTGGAAAAAGATCACCACGATAAGAAAAACGTTCTCAGTACTGGATTCGTGTATTACCGTGCAACTAACCCATCATTGCTACTAATTAAAGAACTCGTTAATAggattgacaaaaacaataataatacttCAGAGCAAATCCTATTAACTGATATCATCAATGAGAATATCATACCTAAATTAAAGGTTAAAATGTTAGATGCGAGTAAATTTCCAAATGGTATTTTAAATTATTATCTTGACTTCGCTGAATGGCGAGAGATGCACAAGCCTGTGGTGGTCCACAATAATTGGAAAGGTGGTCGTGATGAAAAGATAAAATGGTTCAAAGATGCACGGCTATGGTATGTTTCAAACAGAACTGATGTTCAAATAACATAA